TCGGCCGACTGAAACCTCAAGCTCGCCGCATCCATCTGCCGAAGAACTTCATCCAGATGTCCAGGCTTCGGCTGCGCAACCGCAGAAGCTGGAGCGATGACGGAAACAACGGATGACAGGATAAGTGATGCAACAGTACGACGAAATGTGGTCATAAGTCAGGTACTCCCGAAAGTTGGATGCTTTCTGCGCCAGAAGCTAACGGAGAACCCACGCGTTGTAGGCGATGATCTTGCCCTGTACGTCGCGAACGGGTTCGTACCGCTGGATCGACACCTCGCCTGAGATCGGTTCGATCAACCGTAAAATGGCGGCCTGGCGCTCGGCGTCCGTACTGGCGCCGCCCATATCCTCAGCTCGAACCTGATAGATAAAGCGGCTGCTCCCGCCGGCGGTTCCAGCTTCCCGCACCAGCACCTCGCTGGCGTGGAGAGCGACGGTCTCAACAGGTTTGTCTTTGAAGTCGATCAAGTGGGGTGAGACAAACATGAAGACGAGAATGGCAGTCACCATGACGTCATAGTGAAAGCTACCCCGTTCGTAGGCCCAGAAGATGTAGTTACGAATCAGTTTGAACATGTCTTAGCTCCAGCCTTGCTGCTTGCCGATCACCGTATCGCCGTTCATATAGGGTATCAACACGTCCGGGACTCTTACGGTGCCGTCCGATTGCTGATAGTTCTCCAGAATCGCAAGGTAGGTGCGTCCTACAGCGAGTCCGCTGCCGTTGAGGGTATGAAGGAACTCGCTCTTCTTTGCTTTGGCCGGGCGGTAGCGAATATTCGCCCTGCGGGCTTGGAAGGTCTCGAAGTTCGAGCACGAGGATATCTCGCGATAGAGTTGCTGGCCGGGCAACCACACCTCGAGGTCATAGGTCTTAGCAGCAGAAAAGCCCATATCGCCTGTGCAGAGCAGCATTCGCCGGTAAGGGAGGCCGAGGCGCTCAAGCACTGTCTCAGCATGGCGTGTGAGTCGTTCGTGCTCGGAGTTGGAGTCTTCTGGACGTACGAACTTCACCAACTCGACCTTCTGGAACTGATGCTGGCGGATCATGCCACGAACATCTTTGCCGTAGGAGCCTGCTTCGGAGCGGAAACAAGGGGTATAGGCGCAGAAAGATATTGGAAGCTGCGATTCGTCGAGCGTCTCTTCGCGAAATAGGTTCGTGACCGGGACCTCAGCGGTGGGAATGAGCCAATGATCGTTCTCCTGGTAAACCCCGGGCTGGTAGGTACCTTTGTCGTCGCAATGGAAGAGATCTTCGTCAAACTTGGGCAGTTGGCCCGTGCCAAAGAGCGACTTAGAGTTGACCATGTACGGTGGCAGGACTTCTGTATAGCCGTGCTCGCCTGTATGAAGGTCGATCATAAAGTTGGCGAGGGCGCGTTCAAGCCGGGCTCCCTGGCCGAATTGGACAACAAAACGGGAGCCTGAGATTTTGGCAGCGCGGCCAAAGTCGAGAATGCCTAGCGTTTCGCCTAGATCCCAGTGAGGTTTCGCCATAAAATCGAAGGTTGTTTTCTCGCCCCAGACCTTCTCTTGTCGGTTGTCGTCGGCGGATCGCCCAATGGGAACGCCATCCTGGGATAAGTTGGGTAGGGCCTGCAGTATCTCTTTCAAACGCTCGTCGGAGGCCGCTGCGGCGGACTCGAGCGACTCCGCTTCAGACTTCAGGGTGCGAGTCTGTTCGGTCTGTGCGGTCGTATCTGCGCCTTCACGTCTGAGCTTCGCAATCTCTTCCGTTAGCTTGTTTCGCTGGGCCTTCAGCGTCTCCACTCGAGTGATAGCCTCGCGGCGCTCGCGGTCGATTTCAACAAAGTTACGGAGTGCAATTGCGGGATCTATCTCCCGGTTACGCAACTTTTCTTCTACTAGGGCCAAATTAGCCCGCACAAATGCAAGGTCAATCATCACCTCACATTTTAGCGTCTTCCCGCCATGCAAACTTGCGATATCACCGATACCTCCATTTCTTTGGATCGATGGCGAGCAATAAGTTACCGCTACACTAGTTAGGTATGGGAATGGAATCGGGACAGTGAGCGCGACTGCACGAGCCAAAGGTCCGGACATGCGGGTGACCGTCGCCGGTGTTGAGTTTAGCTCGCCGGTGATTGCGGCAAGCGGAACGTTCGGTTATGGGATCGAGTTTGAAGATATTGTTTCTCTGGATCGCATCGGAGGGTTCGTCACGAAAGGGCTCTCGCGCGAGCCGATGGCTGGCAACCCGGCTCCGAGAATCATAGAGACCGCCGCCGGGATGATGAATGCGATTGGGCTGCAGAACATGGGGGTTCGCGCTTTTATCGCCGAAAAACTTCCCAAACTGAGGAAGATCACTGGCACGGTCATTATCGCGAACGTCTTCGGGTTCACCATTGAGGATTGCGTCGAGGTGATTCAAGCTTTGAACGATGCCCCCGGTGTAGCGATGTATGAGCTGAATGCGAGTTGCCCCAATACCAGCCATGGGGGAATGGTCTTCGGGACCGATCCGCCGCAGCTTTGGGAGTTGGTGGCCCGATGCAAGGCGGCGGCTCGCAGGCCTCTGATGGTTAAGCTTTCACCTAATGTTACTGATATTGGATTGATGGCGCGCGTTGCAGCGGACGGTGGCGCTGACGCGGTCTCACTGGTCAACACCTTCGTCTCTTTGGCGATTGATGTGGAGACGCGCCGGCCTCGTATCGCCAACATTACCGGAGGACTCTCCGGCCCCGCGATCAAGCCCATTGCAGTGCGGATGGTGCATGAGGTTTCGAGGAATGTGACGATCCCTATCGTTGGCATGGGAGGGGTTGTTCGGGCCGAGGACGCGGTGGAGTTCATGATGGCGGGGGCGACTGCCGTGCAGGTTGGGACGGCAAGCTACGCCGATCCGCGCGCCGTCGAGAATGTTGCGAATGGGTTGAAGCGCTGGTGTGTCACGCACCAGGTTCCGCACGTAAGCTCGCTGACTGGTTCGGCTCTGTTGTGACGAAGTGTTGTCGCTTGCTGGCTTTAGAATAGTCAGGTGATGATTGAACACGACGTTGCCTCCTCAACTGCTCCGACCGATCTTCGGCAGATCCGCCGCGCTCTACTCTCTGTAACCGACAAGACAGGACTTGTTGATTTTGCTCGAGTTCTTGCATCGTTCGGCGTGGACCTAGTTTCAACAGGGGGGACCGCCCGCGCGCTGCGAGAGGCCGGTCTCCCTGTGCGCGATATTAGCGACCTGACCGGATTTCCCGAGATGCTCGATGGCCGTGTGAAGACTCTTCACCCGAAGGTGCATGGCGGAATCCTGCATATTCGTGATAACGCGGAACATATGGCTTCGGTTGCTGAGCACCAGATAGAACCGATCGATATGGTGGTGGTGAACTTGTACGCATTCGGGAACACGGCGAATCGTCCGGGTGTTGCTTTCGCGGACGTGATCGAAAATATCGATATCGGTGGACCTTCGATGGTTCGGTCGGCGGCGAAAAACTTTGCGGACGTCGCGATTGTGACCTCTGTTGCGGACTACTCTCGATTGGCGGATGAGATGGCGGCGAACTCGGGCGGTCTGAGTCACGCGACACGCTGGAGGCTCGCCAAGACGGCCTTTGCGGTCACCGCAGCATACGATGCAGGTATAGCGACGGCGCTGGAGAACATCGAAACTCCGAGCGGGAAGGCTATTTTTTTGCAGGAGCAGTTGCCTTCAACTGTTCGGGTCAATGATCCGCTTCTCAAATCGCTTCGCTATGGAGAGAATCCGCACCAGAAGGCTGCGCTCTATACAGACGGCAGCGAAAAGGGTGTGGCGAACGCCAGGCAGCTTCAGGGGAAGGAACTCAGCTACAACAACATTGTGGATCTGGACGCCTGCTGGGAGTTGGTAAGCGAGTTCGATGAGCCGGCTGTGGTCATCATCAAACACACCAACCCTTGTGGTGCTTCGACCGGAGCCACGGTCGCCGAGGCCTATCGGCGAGCACTCGAGGCCGATCCGGTGTCGGCCTTTGGCGGAGTGATTGGGATCAACCGCGAGGTGGATGCCGCAGCGGCTGAGGAGATTGCGAAGCTATTCGTCGAGGCTATCGTCGCGCCCTCGTTCACCAGTGAGGCGCTGGAACGTTTTGGGACGAAAAAGAATCTCAGGCTCCTCGAGATTTCGCCTGTCGATATTCCACGCGTCTTGAAGCAGGTTTCAGGTGGGATGCTGGTGCAGGATGCCGACCGGTTGCGGATCAGCGAGGGGGAGCTCCAGATCGTGTCCAAACGAACGCCCACTGCGGAGGAGCTGCGTGCTCTGCTCTTTGCCTGGGGAGTATGCAAACACGTCAAATCGAACGCGATCGTCTACGCTCGTTTCAGCGGGGGACATGGCCAGACGGTAGGCATCGGGGCGGGCCAGATGAGCCGGGTGGATGCGGCACGCTTCGGCGCAATGAAAGCCGTACTGCCGCTAAAGGGCATTGTTGCAGCCTCCGACGCATTTTTCCCCTTCGCGGATGGCCTGGAAGTTGTAGCGCAAGCTGGTGCTACAGCGGTGATTCAGCCTGGGGGGTCGGTGCGGGATGCCGAGGTGATCGAGGCTGCGGACCGGCTGGGCGTGGCGATGGCATTTACAGGCGTCAGGCACTTCCGGCACGGATAATCTTCCGGATTTGCGCCAATGACGGATATAATCACGGCCATGCTGCGCAAACGGCTGGTCTGGGCCACCTGCATCCAATCCGCAGGCGCCATCGTCTAACCAGTGTCCAGGAGCATAGCATCGACTTCCATTCCGTCGGCACAGGAAACTACAACATGACACTTCTTTTACGTGCCTCTTCTCTTCGCCATCTCCGGCTGATTCCCGCTGCGGCGCTTTTTTTTGTTGCACACACGATGATTGCTCAGGCTCCAGGCGCTGCGAAGGGTTTGGTAGCAGCTTCGGTTCAACCTGATCGCGCGTCTTCGTACTACCACTATGGGTTGGCGCGGCTTTACGAAGATATGGCGGTGAACGCGGGGCGGTCGGACTATGCAACCCAGGCGGTGGAGCAATACAAGCTGGCTTTGGATGCCGACCCGAACTCGCGCCTTCTGCAGGATGGTCTGGCCGACCTTTACTTCAAGATCGGCCGCATTCGTGAGGCAGTGACGGCTGCGCAGGACCAGGTGACCAAGAACCCTGATGATATTGAAGCCCATACCTTGCTGGGAAAGGTCTATCTGCGTTCGCTTGGAGACATGCAAAGCTCTCAGTCCGGACAGATGCTTCAACTCGCGATTACAGAGTACGAAAAGCTTGCACAACTGAAGCCGAATGACGTGGAGACGCATCTTTTACTGGGCCAGCTGTATGGACTGAATCACGACTCGGGGAAGGCAGAGGCTCAGTTCAAGGCCGCTCAGGGGATAGACGCCAATTCGGAGGAGGTCGCGCTCAATATGGCGCGGCTCTACAGCGAACAGGGAGATCCGAAGCGCGCGGCCGAGGTTCTCAGCGCCATTCCGGTCGACGATCGATCGCCGCGCGTCGAGTTCGCGTTAGGTGCGAGCTACGAGCAACTGAAGAGGAATAGGGACGCGATCGCTGCTTATCATCGGGCTCTGGATGCTGAGCCCGATAACCTGGATACAGAGCGCGGTCTTGCCAATGCCTTGCTTGGCGATGGTCAACTGGATGAGGCGCTGAAGGTATTGAATGGCATTGTTGCGGCTGAGCCGCAAGATGCTCAGTCTCAGATCCATATCTCCGAGATTGAGCGGAGACAAGGGCATTACGACGAAGCGCTGAAGACGCTGGATAAGGCGAAGCCGCTGGCTCCTGAATCGCTGGAGCTTACTTACAATGAGGCTCTTATCTACGACTCGCTGGGTCGTTACGACGATGCGATTGGTGTGTTGACCAAGCTGGTGGCTGACTCTGCTCATCCGGATGGAAAGTACACCGATGGAGAGAAGGCCAATCGCTCGATCTTCCTGGATCGGCTCGCGATCATCTATCGCGAGGAGAACAAGACTGCAGATGCAGTTGCTGCTTACAAGCAGATGGCGTCGCTTGGCGGTGACTACGTCAAGAGTGGCTATCAAGGCCAGATCGATGCCTATCGCGATGCTCATCAGTGGAAGGAAGCTACTGCGACTGCCGCTGAGATCGCGAAGCTGATGCCGAACGATCATGGGATTCAGCTGATGTATGCTGGTCAGCTCGCCGATACAGGCGCAGTCGATCAGGGGATTGCGCTGGCGAATGCGCAGTTGGCGGCGACGAAGGGAACTCCGGACGAGCGTGACTCTCATCTGGCTTTGGCGCAGATTTACACTCGGCTGAAGCGCTATCAGGAGGCTTCTGCAGAGCTTACGAGCTCTGACGCGCTCGCTACAAAGCCTGACGAGAGGCTCTACGTGGCGTTTCTGCGCGGCGCGCTTTATGACCGGCAGAAACAGTACGATCTGGCCGAAGCGGAGTTTCGCAAGGCGCTTGCGATTGATCCGCAGAACGCGACCGTTCTCAACTATCTTGGTTACATGCTGGCTGATCGCGGCGTTCGACTTCCGGAGGCGCTGACGCTGATCCGCAAGGCGGTTGAGCTCGATCCTCAGAATGGCGCGTTCTTGGATTCTCTCGGTTGGGCTTACTACAAATCCGGTCAATATGCTCTGGCAGAAGAAAATCTGCGCAAGGCGAACGAGCGGATCAACACCGATCCCACGGTTCACGATCATCTTGGCGAGGTCTATGAGAAGACCGGGAACCTGAAGATGGCGGTGGCGCAGTGGGAGCGCTCGATGACCGAGTATGCTCGTTCGCTGTCAGCGGATGCCGATCCTGCGGATGTTGCGAAGGTTCAGCACAAGCTTGAGAACGCGCGGGTGAAGCTGGCGAAGGTCGGAAACGTCTTGGTCAAATAGCAAGATCGTCACACAGCGGTAAGGGTTTGAGGCTCCTCGAGTAATTTTGAGGAGCCTCTGCCGTTTACACTAGAGCTGACTATGGCAATCGATCTTCACAGTTGCGCGGTCGTCGCCGATCCGGGCGATCTGCTGCTGACGCGTGTGTACCCGGCACCGTTTCGGCCTTCCCGGACTCCGTTTCAGCGGGACCGGGAGCGGATTGTGCAGGCCCGCGCCTTCCGGCGCCTGGCGGGGAAGACGCAGGTCTTTACCAGCCGCGCCTCGGACCACTTTCGCAGCCGGTTGACCCACACCATCGAGGTGGCGCAGATTGCGCGGGCGGCGGCTGCGGCGCTTGGTCTGCAGGAGGATCTGGCCGAGACGCTGGCGCTGGTTCATGACATTGGACATCCGCCGTTTGGGCACGCCGGGGAGCGGGCGCTGGATCAGTGCCTGAAGAGGCATGGACGCGGCTTTGATCACAACATCCACGCTCTGCGCATCGTCGACCACTTCGAGCAGCGCTACGCGGCGCATCGCGGGCTGAACCTTACGCTGGGAGTTCGCGAGGGGATCATCAAGCACTCGCGGGACTACAGTATCGAGAAGCATCCGGATCTGACCGGCCTGCTGCTGGATCAGCGACCGCCGCTGGAGGCGCAGCTGATCGATCTCGCCGACGAGATCGCCTATCTTACGGCGGATCTTGACGATGGGGTCGAGTCCGGTCTGCTTGAGGTGAGCCATATTTGTGAGCATGTGGAGATTGTTGCGCGTTGCTACAAGACAGTGGAACGCGAACATGCCGGGGTCGATGAGAAGTTTCTGTTCAACGAGGCGCTGCAGTTGATGCAGAACGTTCTGACCGACGACCTGATTGAAAATACGGCGCGGAACACGATGGCCATCGGTGCTGAGTCGCTGGCCGATGTGCGGAGACATCCGAGCCGGCTGGCGCTGTTTTCGCCGAAGGTGGAGGCGGAGCGTCTGCAGGAGAAGCGGTATCTCTATGACGCACTTTATACCTGCCCGGAGCTCGAGCATGAGCACGACAAGGCGGAAGAGGTGGTGACGGCGCTGTTCGACTACTGGATCAACGATCCGGAGGAGCTGCCGGTGAACCACTTCGAGTCGGTGGAGAACCAGGGTCTGGCTCGCGTGGTGGCGGATTACATCGCCGGGATGACGGACAGCTTCATCTTGCTGCAGTATGCGCAGATCAAACGGGCTGTTCGCCGATAGAGTAGCGGGCGAACGATTCGGAATGCTCGTCGGGCAAATGATACTGATTGCTCGTCGATGACTGAATAAAAGTGAACAGCCGCATTCGCGAGGCTGTACACTTTCAGCCAAATGAGCTTCAGCCCAGCCAATATTACGGCGCTTGTGATTGCTGCCAGCTTTGCGGCTGGCCTGAATATCTATGCCACCGTGCTGACGCTTGGGATTCTTGCGCGTACGCACTGGGTGGCGCTGCCTCCTGGTCTGGACTCGCTGGGGCACACCTGGGTGCTGGTGGTGTGCGGGATTATGTTCGCGATCGAGTTTGTGGCGGACAAGATTCCTGCTTTCGATATGATCTGGAACGCGTTGCATACGGTGGTGCGAATTCCTATCGCTGCGCTGGTGGCGTATCACGCGAGTTCGCAGTTGTCTCCGCAGATGCAGGTGCTGGCTACGGCGATTGGAGCTGCGGTCGCGCTGGCGGCGCATGGATCGAAGACGGCTCTGCGGGCTGCGGTGACGCCTAGTCCGGAGCCGGTATCGAATATCGCGTTGAGCTCGACCGAGGATGTAGCGGCGGTGGGGCTGACGTGGTTTGCGACGCATCACCCGTTGATTGCTGCTTCGATCGCGGTGGTCCTGCTGGTAGCGGCTCTGCTGGCTGCCAGGGCGTTACTGCGAGCGATCCAAAGACCACTACGGCGTCTGTTCGGTACTGATCTGGAAGAAGTTAGGAGTCCGGCTGAGCGGCTGCCCTAGATGGGGGGTACCCCCCCTATTGCCCGCGCGTAAATTCCTTATTATCATGGTTTTACGGCTGATATAGACCTGTAAATATGTCATTCCAAAAGGGTTGCGTCCAGATACGTGCAAACAAACGGGTTATGCGGCTTAAAGTGAAAAACCCAGCTTTTGGCTGGGGTTTTCTTTGCTCTATTTCTAGTATAGCGCGCCGGGGCTAACTTGTACGCCACACGTATGTCTTTCCGAATGAATGGTTTGGGTAGTTTAGGGGCTTGACAGGTTATTTTGCCTTTTTCTAGCGAGGTTTTCCTGCGGCTCGCCTTGCGTTTGTCAGGAGATTGAGGACGGAAAGAGCGTTTCGCGCTACCTTTCCACTTGATAACATTTCGTAAAGTTTGAGGGACACCGCGTTGAGCTTTGTACTGCTGATGATTTTTGCCGCGTCAATTCCAGCAACAACTATGGTTCCCGCCCAGCAGGTTTCGCCAGACGCTGGAGGCCTTCAGCGCCACTACGCAGATGGAATGGTTTCCCATTATTTGATGACGGGTGACAACGATGGCTGGAAGTACACCATTCGAGCCGCCGACAGCGTGAAGCGCGATACAAACGGTCGCTTCTATGAGGAGATCGGTTGGTCGGACCTCACCTCGAATACGCAGCAGACGCTCACACCTGCAAGCCTGGCGATGCGGCAAACCATTTCTCTGGATGACGCCGCTACATACCTGAAGGTGCCGAACCTTGCGAACGTTCAACCGCTCCTGATTGGGCCCATCACCGATACCCTGACCTTCTATAGCGATCTTCTATTAGCCATCAGAGCGAAGCTGGCGCGGCCCGGACAGACGGCCTATGTTTCGCGCACCACTCCCAATTCCTGGGCCGACGGACAGCGTGTCCTACTCGGCCAAGACGTGGTTGATTTTTCCCTTTCCGTGGAATCCTCAGACGCAGCCGGGCATACTAAGACTTTGCTTATCCAGCACGTACCTCCCCCTGAACTTCACGTTCAGCAACCTGGGAAGTGGATGCAAGCGCCAACGTCGGCTAAGCCGAACAACTTCGTCCAGGTCTCCAGAGAGAGTGAAGGATTCAGCGCAGAGACCGGCACGGAGACCTTTGACGTGAGACTCGTTGTGGACACCCGTGATGGCCGGATAGTATCAGCGGCGATACACAACCCTGTCGTACTTAGAGTTCGCACTTGCACAGATCGTGAGCTCACGCAGTGTGGATCAGAAACGACAAAGACAATCCTCCGAGAGATTACTTTGAAGCTTGTCCCGTAGCCTGCAAGGCAGCCCGGTGCTGCGCGGCCGCATAGCGGGGGCGATTCACGGGCTAGGCTGCCGGTTCCTCGCGGAATTACCGGCATTTCAGACATTGAGCTGCTAGCGTGCCCTGAGCGGCGTAGTGGTGGGCAACTGGATTTCGTAGAGTTTGGCGGGGTCGAGATAGCTGCCTTGCCAACGGACGCCCAGGTGAAGGTGGGGGCCGGTGGCGCGTCCGGAGGCGCCGCTGAGGGCGATGATCTGGCCTCGGCGGACGCGGCGGCCTGCGGAAACTTCAATCTTTGAGAGATGCATGTAGACGCTCATGAGGCCGAGGCCATGGTCGATGATGACGCAGCCTCCTTCAAAGTAGAGAGGACGTGCGAGAACGACGCGGCCGGAGTTGATGGCGGCTACGGGGGTGTGGAGTTTGGCGTGATAGTCGAGGCCGCGGTGGACGCTGGCGACCTTGCCGTTGAAGAGGCGCTGATTGCCGAAGGAGTCGGACTGGGGCGCGAGGCGGAGGGGTGGGAGGAAGTTGCCGGTCCATAGCGGCTTCGCGGCTGAGGTGGCGAAGGCTTTGTCTTTGACGATCTTGTCGGCGGCGATCTGGCGGAGTGATTTGGGGTCGGGTTGAACGAACTTGTCGGGGACGGTGAGGGGAACCTGCAGGTAGGGTGCGGTCTCGATGGTGAGTTGCTGGTGCAGGGTCTGATGGGTTTTATCTTTGAGGTCTGCCTCGATGGTGAGTGGGTAGTTGCCGGGGGTGAGTTCTACATCGACACCGGCTAGTGCGTACCAGGTGTGGCGATCGGAGTTTGGGAAGAAGGAGATCTGGTGAGACTGCCAGTTGCCGGTGACGGAGAGGGCCGGGTTCGGCAGGGAGACGGTGATGAGGAAGGGTGAGCCGTTGCTGAGTTGTGAGGGGGCGATGAGGATGGAGTCATCGAGTGTGAGGCTGCATCGCGCGGGATGCGCTGCGAAGAAAGCTACTGCGGTGAGTAGAAAGGCTCGCAGGAGAGTTCTGTTCGTGAGAGAGGGCATGAGGACAGAGTGTCTGACGGAAACAGGTGCCGGTGCCACGGCTTCAGCGGACGTTGCTTGCAAGCCACTCTGCGTAGCGCGGCTGCTTTTGTTCGATGTTGGCGCGATTGAACGGAGGACGGTCGGCATGGCCGCAGAGATAGGTACTTGCAGTCATGGCGAAGAACTCACCGACATTTTTGAGCATGTAGGCCTGAGGAGGCCAGAGGTCCGCGGTCTTCGCCCGCTCGTAGAACCTCAGAACATCTGGATTCTGGCGGCCCTTGGGCAGGCGGTCATTCTGAAAGGCGTGCATGAACTCGTGCAGCAGGATGGGGCGGTTATCCTGTTGCGGACGCAGCGAGACGAAGACACCTTTCTGGCCGAAGTGGCCTCCACCGCCGTGCTCGCCTTCTCCTACGGAGACGTGCACGGTGAAGCCGCGAAGAAACTGCTTGGTCGGTTCGGTCAGCGGGGTCGACTCAACCAGGTCGGTCTGTTGCTGGATAGCGGCCAACAGCGCCGGCTTCTCCGGGATAGCCTCGATCTCCTGGATATCGAAACGGTAGCCTCGGTAGGAGAAAGTTTTACCCTTCTCTTGACCCTGCACGGCGGGTGCCGGATCTGCAGTCTGGGCAGGGGAGGACGGTGTGAAACAGAGGTAGAGGATGGCAGACAGCAAGAGAAGCACTGTACGAGGTCTGCTGAAAAACGAAGAGGGATTCCTCATGTCTCCCTCATCATATGCCTGATAGGTAAAAGCCTGCGAGGCGGATGCTACGAAAGCAAACCCAAGGGGCTAAACCCCGCGTCGTTGGCGGGTCTGATTGCCGAGGCTAAAGCCTTGGCTTACCTAGAAGCAAAAGCTGTTTTTCGAACTTTCAAGAGGACAATCTCATCAGACTTCCTTAGAGGGTTTGCGACTGGCGAAGGCGAGGACCAGCGCGGTGATATTCTAGCCAAAATCAGTAGGAATGAGGCCTCAGTTTTTCATGTCAAACCAGAACACTCCCCAGAGCACTCCGAAGTTCGATCCGTCCGTTGAACCTATTGAAGCCGTTGAGTCTATCGAATCTTTCGACGCGATTCTGTCGGAGTATGAACAGACGCACTCGCGCCGCTCGGGTGAGGGTGGCAAGCAGATAGCGGGAACGGTGGTTGCGGTGTCGGCTGATTCGGTGTTTGTGGATATTGGGTACAAGACGGAGGGTGTGTTGCCGCTGTCTCTGTTTGAGAGTGCGGGAGAGACGGTGGAGCCGGGCGGCAAGCTGCTGGTTTCGGTGAAGGGGCGCAACGAAGAGGGGTACTACGAGCTGTCGCGGATGCGGGTGGAGCTGCCGAAGGACTGGAGCGCGCTGGAGCAGGCGTTTGCGGAGAAGACGGTGATTGCGGGGACGGTGACAGGCGTGGTGAAGGGCGGCCTGACGGTGGATGTTGGGGTGAGGGCGTTTATGCCGGGGTCGCGAAGTGGGGCGCGCGATGCGGCGGAGATGGAGAAGCTGGTGGGGCAGGAGATTCGCTGCCGGATCATCAAGCTGGATGTGGCGGAGGATCTGGTTGTGGATCGGCGGACGGTGGCGGAGGAGGAAGATCGTTCGACCAAAGAGCGGCGGTTTGGGGAGATCAACGAGGGCGACGTGGTTTCGGGGACGGTGCGCAGTTTGACGGACTATGGCGCGTTTGTCGACATCGGTGGAGTGGATGGGTTGTTGCACATCAGCGACATTGCGTGGGCTCGGGTGGAGAAGCCAGCGGATGTGTTGACGGTGGGGCAGCAGATTGAGGCGAAGGTATTGAAGGTGGAGGCAGCGGGGAAGAGGATCGCGCTGGGGATGAAGCAGTTGATGGCGCATCCTTGGGATGCGGTGGCGGGGAGGTATGTTGCGGGAGAGCGGGTGCGGGGTGCGGTGACGCGGGTGACGGACTTTGGTGCGTTTGTGGAGTTGGAGCCAGGCGTTGAGGGGATGGTGCACGTCTCGGAGATGTCGTGGGTGAAGAAGGTGAGGAAGCCGGGTGACCTGGTGAA
The nucleotide sequence above comes from Tunturibacter empetritectus. Encoded proteins:
- the purH gene encoding bifunctional phosphoribosylaminoimidazolecarboxamide formyltransferase/IMP cyclohydrolase, yielding MIEHDVASSTAPTDLRQIRRALLSVTDKTGLVDFARVLASFGVDLVSTGGTARALREAGLPVRDISDLTGFPEMLDGRVKTLHPKVHGGILHIRDNAEHMASVAEHQIEPIDMVVVNLYAFGNTANRPGVAFADVIENIDIGGPSMVRSAAKNFADVAIVTSVADYSRLADEMAANSGGLSHATRWRLAKTAFAVTAAYDAGIATALENIETPSGKAIFLQEQLPSTVRVNDPLLKSLRYGENPHQKAALYTDGSEKGVANARQLQGKELSYNNIVDLDACWELVSEFDEPAVVIIKHTNPCGASTGATVAEAYRRALEADPVSAFGGVIGINREVDAAAAEEIAKLFVEAIVAPSFTSEALERFGTKKNLRLLEISPVDIPRVLKQVSGGMLVQDADRLRISEGELQIVSKRTPTAEELRALLFAWGVCKHVKSNAIVYARFSGGHGQTVGIGAGQMSRVDAARFGAMKAVLPLKGIVAASDAFFPFADGLEVVAQAGATAVIQPGGSVRDAEVIEAADRLGVAMAFTGVRHFRHG
- a CDS encoding dihydroorotate dehydrogenase, translated to MRVTVAGVEFSSPVIAASGTFGYGIEFEDIVSLDRIGGFVTKGLSREPMAGNPAPRIIETAAGMMNAIGLQNMGVRAFIAEKLPKLRKITGTVIIANVFGFTIEDCVEVIQALNDAPGVAMYELNASCPNTSHGGMVFGTDPPQLWELVARCKAAARRPLMVKLSPNVTDIGLMARVAADGGADAVSLVNTFVSLAIDVETRRPRIANITGGLSGPAIKPIAVRMVHEVSRNVTIPIVGMGGVVRAEDAVEFMMAGATAVQVGTASYADPRAVENVANGLKRWCVTHQVPHVSSLTGSALL
- the dgt gene encoding dGTP triphosphohydrolase — protein: MAIDLHSCAVVADPGDLLLTRVYPAPFRPSRTPFQRDRERIVQARAFRRLAGKTQVFTSRASDHFRSRLTHTIEVAQIARAAAAALGLQEDLAETLALVHDIGHPPFGHAGERALDQCLKRHGRGFDHNIHALRIVDHFEQRYAAHRGLNLTLGVREGIIKHSRDYSIEKHPDLTGLLLDQRPPLEAQLIDLADEIAYLTADLDDGVESGLLEVSHICEHVEIVARCYKTVEREHAGVDEKFLFNEALQLMQNVLTDDLIENTARNTMAIGAESLADVRRHPSRLALFSPKVEAERLQEKRYLYDALYTCPELEHEHDKAEEVVTALFDYWINDPEELPVNHFESVENQGLARVVADYIAGMTDSFILLQYAQIKRAVRR
- a CDS encoding tetratricopeptide repeat protein, producing the protein MTLLLRASSLRHLRLIPAAALFFVAHTMIAQAPGAAKGLVAASVQPDRASSYYHYGLARLYEDMAVNAGRSDYATQAVEQYKLALDADPNSRLLQDGLADLYFKIGRIREAVTAAQDQVTKNPDDIEAHTLLGKVYLRSLGDMQSSQSGQMLQLAITEYEKLAQLKPNDVETHLLLGQLYGLNHDSGKAEAQFKAAQGIDANSEEVALNMARLYSEQGDPKRAAEVLSAIPVDDRSPRVEFALGASYEQLKRNRDAIAAYHRALDAEPDNLDTERGLANALLGDGQLDEALKVLNGIVAAEPQDAQSQIHISEIERRQGHYDEALKTLDKAKPLAPESLELTYNEALIYDSLGRYDDAIGVLTKLVADSAHPDGKYTDGEKANRSIFLDRLAIIYREENKTADAVAAYKQMASLGGDYVKSGYQGQIDAYRDAHQWKEATATAAEIAKLMPNDHGIQLMYAGQLADTGAVDQGIALANAQLAATKGTPDERDSHLALAQIYTRLKRYQEASAELTSSDALATKPDERLYVAFLRGALYDRQKQYDLAEAEFRKALAIDPQNATVLNYLGYMLADRGVRLPEALTLIRKAVELDPQNGAFLDSLGWAYYKSGQYALAEENLRKANERINTDPTVHDHLGEVYEKTGNLKMAVAQWERSMTEYARSLSADADPADVAKVQHKLENARVKLAKVGNVLVK
- the serS gene encoding serine--tRNA ligase; the protein is MIDLAFVRANLALVEEKLRNREIDPAIALRNFVEIDRERREAITRVETLKAQRNKLTEEIAKLRREGADTTAQTEQTRTLKSEAESLESAAAASDERLKEILQALPNLSQDGVPIGRSADDNRQEKVWGEKTTFDFMAKPHWDLGETLGILDFGRAAKISGSRFVVQFGQGARLERALANFMIDLHTGEHGYTEVLPPYMVNSKSLFGTGQLPKFDEDLFHCDDKGTYQPGVYQENDHWLIPTAEVPVTNLFREETLDESQLPISFCAYTPCFRSEAGSYGKDVRGMIRQHQFQKVELVKFVRPEDSNSEHERLTRHAETVLERLGLPYRRMLLCTGDMGFSAAKTYDLEVWLPGQQLYREISSCSNFETFQARRANIRYRPAKAKKSEFLHTLNGSGLAVGRTYLAILENYQQSDGTVRVPDVLIPYMNGDTVIGKQQGWS
- a CDS encoding DUF4126 domain-containing protein, whose product is MSFSPANITALVIAASFAAGLNIYATVLTLGILARTHWVALPPGLDSLGHTWVLVVCGIMFAIEFVADKIPAFDMIWNALHTVVRIPIAALVAYHASSQLSPQMQVLATAIGAAVALAAHGSKTALRAAVTPSPEPVSNIALSSTEDVAAVGLTWFATHHPLIAASIAVVLLVAALLAARALLRAIQRPLRRLFGTDLEEVRSPAERLP